The following is a genomic window from Penaeus chinensis breed Huanghai No. 1 chromosome 7, ASM1920278v2, whole genome shotgun sequence.
atatatacatacacacatatatatatatatgcatgagcatAAATACATGGGAAAGTAGTATATGATTTTCTGATTTTGaaatatctaagtatataaaaaTCTCCCAATGAGAATGCATTataacattatatcatattaaCTGAAAGCAAAATAGTATATATTAGCCAACTGCACACATtgcaagtaataaaaatataaagttttcttctatcttcttataACATTATAGCATCATTCTTTCTTAGTACATGATCACCATGCTACATTTTCTGAAGCATTATGTGATTACAAAGGTTATAAATAACAGTTCTCTACGATAATATaatatcaagaaaacaaaagTTTCAGTGGCTTGAAGACTTTATTTACCTACAGTTATACTAGtcactaaaatatttaaaaaataagtgTCCACAACATTACAAGCTCAAATTAGAACCTGAGTCTCCATTATTGCATACTGTGCTGTTTGTATTGCtataatatagaaagaaaggcaCATATGTGTTATTAAGCATGGCATAATATTAGCCAAAATATTACTAATGCATTTTCTATTCATCAGCACATTGAGAATATTATCTAGGCTGGCTTGTATATTTAACAGTAAGATTTAGCTTTCATAAAGGTATAGATAATAATCTCTCTAAGCTTACAGATTAACGTATGAAACATAAGCATTAAGCATTATGCATAGTTTACCAGATTTATTGTTAAAAGCATTGCCAGCTATGAATGTTGTATTTAGTAAAGAAATACCTAGAGGAAATACTATCACTTTTTTACAGTTGATATGTTATTAATCTATGAGGGATAATGAAAGATATGTGATGGCATATCATAAAATAAATCCTGGTATCAAAGCTCTGATGTGAAAAAGGTAACTTTCATTATATGGTCCTGCACTACAATGTAGAGACAAAGGATTCATATGAGAACATGTTTTAAATGATGCAAAGGCAAAATCAAAACAGCACGTGGGGGGGCTTTTTAGAACATTTTTAGGTATTCATCTAAACAATGAGCTACCTGTGTTTTCTCAAAGTTCTAAACATACAACATGAagctaaaaatacaaataatgataataataggatgatgaaaaattatttcactatttttatattttcaaataatttaGTTTGCTTACCCCATCTTTTGATCAACAAACCTCCCCGAAGTACTTTAACCCCATAAGTGCACATTTAGATTTTCTGGTTGACCCTCCTAAGAGCACTCTAATAACAGGAGAGACTAGCTTAATTGGATTCAATCTGATCGGGGAATGGGTCAATAGTCCCcccttcagttttattttttctgacTTTCTTAGTCACTTGCTGTTGCTTGAGTTATTATTTTATGCTTCTATCTCATTCCCTGTAACATGTATCATATCAAATTCCTACTAAGCTTCCCTATCATGTGATGTACATTTAGCTACACACTCTTCATTAAATTATATAACTTATTATATAACTTATTTCCTCCTTTTACCTTTACAGAAATCACCCCTTCATATTTGGTTGCATatctatcacaaaaaaaaaaaaaaaaaatcattatgttGCTTTTTGAAACTACTTGACTGTTTGttgtaataacaaataaacatctCAATCTGAATGTTccaaatttattttctttattgaattTGACATCAATTCATAGTTCTCCACTTCAGctttttttatcaaaatgatttcagtattattttttatattatcattatcattattgttcttaagaGAAGGTACATTCATTACAGTAATGAATGATGAACATGAACAATAAAAAACtcatcttatttgtttattcaatttgGCATCTACTCAAACTACATCACAATATTTGCAGATAACTGAAGATGACAAGCATATTAGAGTGTCTTTAAAATTACCTTTATCCTTTTTCCCTACCCAGAAATTCATAGATCATTCATAAaatttaaaactagatttttttttatttcccacaATGACTTTCTCCGATAACTTTATTTCCCTGCTCTAACAGCATGCCTTCTTTGTTATTTGGATATTTCTTGGTTTTTTACATAGGATTGGTGTTCATTACATAAACAAAAAGGTAAATCTAACTCCCTTCTCTTAGGCCGTGAGAGTAAATAATATGGATATAAAATGTAACATTATATAAGTAATTACTTATTTTCAGCAGTCTGACCTTGCCACTATAGAGACATTAATCAGTAATTACTTTAAAGTCTTATTGATCATAACTGCATAAATGTTATCAAACATTTCTCATAAACCACAATGTAACCTGAATGTATTTAGTTCCATTATACACAATTTTCCTTATCTGACACCACTCTATGTTAAGAAAGCCAAAATTTATGATCTTCATACACAGGTATAGAATAAGTGcataagaagtgaaaaaaaataaaaataaagtatattacaaaaatatacagaaaattacACATCTGTAACATTTACAGAATAAGTTCATAGAAAAtgcaaacattaataataaagtatattacaaaaatatacagaaaattacAGTTcagtaacaaaataacaaaaaccctTTTATATTGAACCTATACCATATAATATATCAGACAAAATATTAAGAggcaaataactaaaaaaaaaaaaaaaaaaaaaaaaagacattgtacAGATGTTTCAAGTAAATTAACCAGCTTCTTAGATTGTTTTTAAAATAATGCCAGAAATGTAGAAGTATGTGTATGGAAAAGCATTGTATTTATAGGGAGTGAACAGAAACAAAATACTAGTAACTGAAGAAATTGAAACATTCTGATCTAACTATATTCGTCTTTAATTTATTCAAAACATCAGATGGTACAAAAGAATGACAAAGAATAAGATTCACATTGGGAAAAGGTTATGCTATACTATACTCTGCTCTGCCCAtacaataaatattacatatcaGTTCATCCTATTGGAAAACAGCAATGCAAGCTGATCCTCCTTAACAGTATTTCATTCTTAGTAATAGTGGAACACATAACACTTACTATACAACATTCACTTTATACAGTGAACATTCACTTTACACTTAATTTTTGCTACTGAATGAACATCTATTGTatgcattttcatttttaaatcacAAGAGTATTCTTGATTTACATTTTAAAAGTTATTACAGTATGATATAAATGGCCTGGAAAATCTTAATCAGTAATTAAAGGTGCattagaaatacatataatattttttgcttcttttttatttatattatattcttgGAATCCCCAACAATTCTACCctatacttttctctctctctctctctctcactctcactctcactctcactctcactctcactctcactctctctctctctctctctctctctctctctctctctctctctctctctctctctctctctctctctctctctctctctctctctctctctctctctctctcactcactctcactctcactctcactctcactctctctctctctctctctctctctctctctctctctctctctctctctctctctctctctctcactcactcactcactcactcactcactcactcactcactcactcactcactcactcactcactcactcactcactcactcactcactcactcactctcgcactctcgcactctcgcactctcgcactctcgcactcgcactcgcactcgcactcgcactctcacactcactctctctcactcgcactctcactctcacttactttcAGTCTCAGTAATCAACTTAAGCtcttcactttatttttctcactctcttagcAACTTATAATACAACCAGTTTTATGATTAATAATCAGAGAAATGCATGTGTCTCCAAGGAAGGGCTCGTTCAgctaatgaatatattatatatcaatgaaataagataaaaaaaattacaattaagTAACTTTAAACATGctttacacaaacataaacgtaTTACAACCTATATATAAAATGTCTGTTTAATTGCATATATAAAGCAAAAAGCTACAATGTCttaaatctgaagaaaaaaatgtattgagctatatatatttatttcatatcattCCTTTACTATGTCACTTTAAAGTTCCTACATTAGATTCTACTTTTCATTTTATCACAAATGATAATGTTCACAGAGATCATTCATATACTCTGTTGTTAATTACCTTAGTTAAAGTATCTAAActaaacaaaagggaaatactTTAATTCTAAACAAGAAGAGATTTTTCATGAACACCCAGCCACTACCTAAATTCTTAAAACAATGTCTCACACCATGAGATCATAAGTAAATGACACTGTAATTCTGGATAGCACTGTATCATCTGTATTTGAATTAATATTATTCTCCACAGTTATGGATAAATAAATTACCCATGTAAAtttcatttgttgatttattttttagttaACTCAGCATTATCTTGCTCCACTCCTTACCAACAGAATCTTATTTCCAGGGGCAAATTAAACTAACTTTAATTAATTGTGCCTCATAAATGCAAACACTTTCCTACAACATGCACCGTGATGTGTTGACTGCCCTAATATATGTGAAAAAGTAATTCTACAACAATcattcaaatataaaaaatatatacatatcaaattccTATACCTCACAACAAGCAGTTCATTACTCAATGCCACAGACAGCACTCATGAGAAAAGGTGCAACAAAATCATAAGCTCAGTGGTTGTATCATACAATATACATTCTCTCACATCATATAAACTTTGTAGAGTCAACAATATGAGAAGAGAACACAATTTATTTGACATGGAAAAAGATGTTTGCACATATGCAAAGCATTATAATAcagaaagtatttatatatgtatatgtatatgtatatgtatatacatatatgtatatgtatatgtatatgtatatgtatatgtatatgtatatgtatatgtatatgtatatgtatatgtatatgtatatgtatgtatggatatgtacatgtacaagtatttatatatgtatatgtatatgtatatgtatatgtatatgtatatgtatatgtatatgtatatgtatatgtatatgtatatgtatatgtatatgtatatgtatgtatggatatgtacatgtacaagtatttatatatgtatatgtatatgtatatgtatatgtatatgtatgtatggatatgtacatgtacaagtatttatatatgtatatgtatgtatggatatgtacatgtacaagtatttatatatgtatatgtatatgtatatacatatatgtatatgtatatgtatatgtatatgtatatacatatatgtatatgtatatgtatatgtatatgtatatgtatatgtatatgtatatgtatatgtatatgtatatgtatatgtatatgtatatgtatatgtatatgtatatgtatatgtatatgtatatgtatatgtatatgtatgtatggatatgtacatgtacaagtatttatatatgtatatgtatatgtatatgtatgtatggatatgtacatgtacaagtatttatatatgtatatgtatgtatggatatgtacatgtacaagtatttatatatgtatatgtatatgtatatgtatatgtatatgtatatgtatatgtatatgtatatgtatatgtatatgtatatgtatatgtatatacatatatgtatatgtatatgtatatacatatgtgtatatgtatatacatatatgtatatgtatatacatatatgtatatgtatatgtatatgtatatgtatatgtatgtatggatatgtacatgtacaagtatttatatatgtatatgtatatgtatatgtatatgtatatgtatatgtatatgtatatgtatatgtatatgtatatgtatatgtatatacatatatgtatatgtatgtatggatatgtacatgtacaagtatttatatatgtatatgtatatgtatatgtatatgtatatgtatatgtatatgtatatacatatatgtatatgtatgtatggatatgtacatgtacaagtatttatatatgtatatgtatatgtatatgtatatgtatatgtatatgtatatgtatatgtatatgtatatacatatatgtatatgtatatgtatatgtatatgtatatgtatatgtatatgtatatgtatatgtatatgtatatgtatatgtatatgtatatgtatatgtatatgtatatgtatgtatggatatgtacatgtacaagtatttatatatgtatatgtatatacatatatgtatatgtatgtatggatatgtacatgtacaagtatttatatatgtatatgtatgtatggatatgtacatgtacaagtatttatatatgtatatgtatatgtatatgtatatgtatatgtatatgtatgtatggatatgtacatgtacaagtatttatatatgtatatgtatatgtatatacatatatgtatatgtatatacatatatgtatatgtatatgtatatgtatatgtatgtatggatatgtacatgtacaagtatttatatatgtatatgtatatacatatatgtatatgtatatacatatatgtatatgtatatgtatatgtatatgtatatgtatatgtatatacatatatgtatatgtatatgtatatgtatatgtatatgtatatgtatatgtatatgtatatgtatatacatatatgtatatgtatatgtatatgtatatgtatatgtatatgtatatgtatatacatatatgtatatgtatatgtatatgtatatgtatatgtatatgtatatacatatatgtatatgtatatgtatatacatatatgtatatgtatatgtatatgtatatgtatatgtatatgtatatgtatatgtatatgtatatgtatatgtatatgtatatgtatatgtatatgtatatacatatatgtatatgtatatacatatatgtatatgtatatgtatatgtatatacatatatgtatatgtatatgtatatgtatatgtatatgtatatacatatatgtatatgtatatacatatatgtatatgtatatgtatatgtatatacatatatgtatatgtatatacatatatgtatatgtatatacatatatgtatatgtatatacatatatgtatatgtatatacatatatgtatatgtatatgtatatgtatatgtatatgtatatgtatatgtatatgtatatgtatatgtatgtatggatatgtacatgtacaagtatttatatatgtatatgtatatgtatatacatatatgtatatgtatatgtatatgtatatgtatatacatatatgtatatgtatatacatatatgtatatgtatgtatggatatgtacatgtacaagtatttatatatgtatatgtatgtatggatatgtacatgtacaagtatttatatatgtatatgtatatgtatatgtatgtatggatatgtacatgtacaagtatttatatatgtatatgtatgtatggatatgtacatgtacaagtatttatatatgtatatgtatgtatggatatgtacatgtacaagtatttatatatgtatatgtatatgtatatgtatatgtatatgtatatgtatatgtatatgtatatgtatatgtatatgtatatgtatatgtatatgtatatgtatatgtatatacatatatgtatatgtatatgtatatgtatatgtatatgtatatacatatatgtatatgtatatgtatatgtatatgtatatgtatatacatatatgtatatgtatatgtatatgtatatgtatatgtatatgtatatgtatatgtatatgtatatgtatatgtatatgtatatgtatgtatggatatgtacatgtacaagtatttatatatgtatatgtatatgtatatgtatatgtatatgtatgtatgtatgtatatacatatatgtatatgtatatacatatgtgtatatgtataaacatatatatatgtatttacatatatgcagggGTGGacccagaactattctgaagaggatcagttgataaaggggggagCTTATATGCCTTCAGTAATTGATTGAttttgtaccatcactatgttggtgtaggaaatcagtttagtttacactgtaggtcatgctcactttgagtggtttgaaaattgttttagccatgctactttttataccctaccactacctcgacagagaaagattgtcattctatgttttataatgatttgacagtgagaatgataattgctgattatttgttttgtttttggatgATCCAGGAtgatgaagcccatgaggttccaccgtcagtatatcaaatgtcatttcatagaaaaggggcgccgcacttccaacagggggcgccagaccagttacagagcagtgaggggggggaggggaactgCCCCCAGGTGTCCCCCCCTACATCCgccactgcatatatgtatatgtatatatagacacacacatatatgtgtgggtatacatatatacatacatacatatatatatatatatatatatatatatatatatgtatatatatttctaactgtatatgtatctgtacctgcatctgtatacgtatatgtgtatatatatatgtgtgtgtgtatatatatatatatatatatatatacatatatacatatatatatatgtataaatgtataaatgtatatatatatatgtatatatgtatatatgtatatatgtatacatgtatacatgtatacatgtatacatgtatacatgtatatatgtatatatgtgtatatgtgtataagtatatagacacacaaacacacacacacatacacacatacacacaaacacacacacacgcacacacgcgcacacacacacacacacacacacacacacacacacacacacacacacacacacacacacacacacacacacacacacacacacacagagacacatacacacaaacacacaaacacacacacacacacacacacacacacacacacacacacacacacacacacacaaagaaacagttAGTCTTGGCAGCTGTACATCTAGTTCCCATTCCCtagtcccctcccccccacacacacacatcatcatcccCAGTCTAACCTCTATTTGTGAGGTAAAAAGTGCTATGGAAGTGTTTTTCTGATTTTCATGATTTGTACCATTTGTCATAAGTACCTATATCTAAtactttatatttgtatttatattgaaCTTTTCAGTGCTGTGCAGTATATATACTTCAATAGTATTTGTGAACTCTAAGAAACCTATGATATCATGATCAAAAACTTATGCCCATATATACCTTTTTATGTCTGCAACATCTATATCAATGGAAAAATCTGCTGAGGACACAGAGGCTTACTGATTTGGTGGcagagtacttgtggagccatctatgtacaaatataattaacaaaagaaaataatagcatACAGTGTGATTAACTAGCAACAGTGGGTTAAGGAAACTGTAATTTGGTAGTGGCTGTAAGTGCTttgaatatataaagtatatcatCAGTTGCCAGACGGAGAGAAAGTAAACCTAAGCTATTTCTACCTATTGACTATAATCTATAGCAAGAGACAGGTTCTCAGTAAATACAGGCTATATCAATATCTTACACACAACATCCATAGTGTTGacataataatcctaatgataatccTATCaaatcttccatttcttccttcatgCATTAACATTTATCATTAAAAGATATGCCTTTACCAGTGTAAGATGTGATATGCAAATGACAATTATGCAGAACACGAAGAAAATGTCTAGGAAGCTCGGCCAGGGAATGAAGGCACTTATTGATGTGATCAACACCAATAATGTTGTaatgaagattatcattatattcatcatcctaTCCTGtaaaataaagtatttttttatatcacaCAAATAAAAGTGTACTTTACAatcttattatttgtttgtcCACCTTTGAACAATAGCATGACAATGAGCAAAAATTGAATTTCAGCTTTAACCCAATGtcattgggaaaatgctgtgctcattttagaatttttgtgaaatatctctgcacatagatggttctgctaatgcttagccctaaaggagtcaataagtaaaCCTTATGACCCTacctgatttctcctttccttgaatttgcaggatttttttttctttactagtgctatcaatgttgatggtgttatttttatcatagacaatataattactataatgttattgacattatctgtggcaaaacaagaaaacataaaatattttcaaaaatcaaggaaaagggtaaacaggtgagacaagcagtactcataattggatcattggtgacttagtggagccatctatgtgtaaaaacaattaataaagtaaactcatgcCCATCTGTTTGGGGTTAAGAATAAACAATTTGATTAATGTGCAAGAACTATGATGTATGCatgcacttattatatatataacattaatacatataaaataataaactgCATATACCACACGGACATAAACTAAGGACAACCTATGCCGGACTTAAAAAGTAACAAATAGAGCATGATTAAAGTATCTTACCCTTGGCCTTGCCTCCCCAAACAGGGGCCTGTCAGCAAGAGGTTCATACTCCCCTTCACCAGGTCTGGACATGCTTAgatctgtataaaaaaatatctgattatagcaataacacaGCAAGAAAGTGTAAGAGAATCAAAAGATATATCTATTTCCCATATTCTTCaaaatataatatctatcattttatctctaGACAAGAGGAAATAATAAACCATGGCACTTATTATCACTCACGCCCAAACTAACAAAACTATATAAATCTACGATGCCCTATCCTGGAGTAGTCCTCTGGATGACTAAAAtgtataatgaaatgaaaattttGATTATCCTGTAAGTGTCTTACATCTTATAATTCATAAATAACTCTCCTGACAATGCATTTGCACACATGCTGAGAAATCACGGTGTTTGAACTAACATGTTCCTACAGAATTTTAACAATGTACTAAATCACTCGATTGGTTAGATTTCTGAATATGCATCTCAAAGTTCACTTCATTAACAGAAAAAGGAATACATGGTCAGTTATTAACTGCTAAAGGTATCTATTTAAATCtgatgtctcatttttttttattttttttttttaaagtttgtcatgtgtagtaaaaataatgtaaCACTTAAAACCATGtaatacattttgtgtgtgtgtgtgtgtgtgatttttatcaCAAAGATCCTTTCCATTCATAACTTTCTTTACCAGGAATGTTAAACAGGAAACATTTATCAAAACTCATTGGGTTCCCACTACTATACAATGACGTTAATTCACTCACTAAATTACTCTCCTTTCAATCTGCGTTATTTAGCACCTGTACACTACCCAAACCGCCTTCAACTCATCAATAATCCAAAGTTTGATATATTCTACGCCCCAGGCAAGTTTCCGTGACGTGTTCCTCCCATAACATGACATCACCTCAGACATTAATCTCAAAATATTTAATTCCAAGTGTTCCAACACATGTCACGCAATGAAATGTTATAGTATACCATCACATCTACCAGGCATGCATACTCCAGTACTGATTGTTGAAAGAACTATTGCCAAAACCTTGGATTTATGTTGAAACAAGGGATGGTTGTGAGTCAGCTGACAGTTTTACGTTTCCCgtctcgtgtgagtgtgtgcgttcgtgtgtttttgtgtacatataagtgtgtgtgcgtacgtgcgtgtgcggcTGTCcgagtgcgtgcgtctgtgttgaCAGTCTGTGAATACACTTTTTGCATATATCGTGCATATACTTGTTACATAATTTgtagtcatattattattattattggtgtttgaTTATCAGCATATCAATTTTataaaatgaattataataataataatgacaatagtagtagtagcaatagcacacacacacaca
Proteins encoded in this region:
- the LOC125027515 gene encoding transmembrane protein 243-like — its product is MPGRCDDLSMSRPGEGEYEPLADRPLFGEARPRDRMMNIMIIFITTLLVLITSISAFIPWPSFLDIFFVFCIIVICISHLTLVKAYLLMINVNA